Part of the Sodalinema gerasimenkoae IPPAS B-353 genome is shown below.
CTGGCTGATAAGATTGCTAGTCGAACTGAACTAGTATTACCCAACTCTCAACTAACTCTTGAACCAGAATTAAAGTAGTTCAAAATGTATTGAAAGATTGGGATGTCGGTTTGACGATGAAGTTGTGCGGCGGCAGATAACCTTGAATTCCCAACGATAACGTTTATTCCGTCCGCACGCACCAACGAGGTGTTAGGAGGCTGACAAGAGCAACCGACCTACTCTGAAATCAAAGTTTTGGGAGTGACGGCAAACTCTAGCTGTGAACGATAGAAGCAAACATTGAACTCCATAAAAAAGTTCACTTGTCCCAGGATAAGCGGGACATTGGTCGCCTGTGTCCAGGCGAATACCAGTTGCACAGGCTCGAACTGTCCAAAAACCGCTTGGGCAAGCACGACACGCGCTTCATATTGAGCCAAATTGCCTGTCAAGCTTAATGCAGTAGACTGTCTCTCCCATTCGTACCCAATCTCGATCCCCAGAGAATAGGGCAATACATTTACACTTGCCCCAGTATCCAGTAAACCTGTTGTAGCGATAGTCTTCTCTTGATGACCCAGGGTAAAAGGCAGATATGGATGAAAACTGGCTTCTCCTAATGCCGGATCACCGGAAAGGAATGGATACCGCTCAGCATTATTCATGATCTGAAGCTTTGGCAGATTGTAGAACCTTTAACATCGTATCCGCTGCTTCGTCTGCACCATAGGGCGACCACACTGAATAAGCTTGCTCAGGTTTAATAAGGTCGGTTTCCTGTTGGGCAAGCTCGGAGATAAGAAGCTGCATGACGTAAAACTTGTCTGAACGGCTCAACTCTCTCAAGGTTGATATTAATTCTAATGAAACCATAAAAAGCTCTCTGAGTAGATTTGGATTCTAATCATTCTTAGAATACTTCTACATGGTATCAAGCAACTTTACAAATACCACTTTAATTCTAAGAATTCTCGACTCAACTAAATGAAGGTTCTGGTGCGGGGGGTAGCAATCCTGCAATTTGATTGACAGCGCTATCGATCAGCCAAATAACATCAAGTTTTAGCTCTGGTCTTGTCCGTTCAATAAACTGATGCCAGGTCAAAAATTGAATATCGATTTTTGGCAATTTACTTAATCCTATTGAAACACCAGGGTCAAGTGCTTCCTTCGCAATAAAAATCCCTCTGACATTATACGTCTTCAAGAATCCGTCAAGATAGTTATGATACAGTTGAATTCGAGCCAGGTGATCCATGTCTGCGCGCAAACTTGGACGCATTATTTCAACTACTATTAACTGATTGCCTTTACGAAAAACTAGATCAGCGGATGTTTGTAATTCTTTCCGATGACGGTCAATTTTCCCATCTAGCTTTTCGATTACCGTCTGAAGTGATTGATTCTTCGCTACCGGCTCCCAACCATAACCAAAAAATTCAGGATGCTTGAAAAGATGGTTCTGAACTTTTGTTTCTAGGAAAGAATGCTCCACTTGGTATTGGAGATGATTCCATCCGTACAGGTGCCGCCAATATTCAAGAATCTGAGCAATGCCGTAATGATTGCCATGAACTAGAATTTCCAATCTCACTCCTCCCTATACGTTACTTAGAGCCTAGGTCTTAGCACATGCATTCTATTTTTTGCCGGAGACAGCTTAAGATTCCACCGTAGCTAGCGTATAAATCTACCTAACTATTTACTAGACGGCAACTGTTAAAATAGCTCACCCTGGAGGGTGTTGTCAAGCACTGGCGGTCTAACTCGGACATTATGGGTGCTATTCCGCACATGCGGTCTAACACCCGTTTTGGTCGTCTTCTAGCGCAAGTCCTGTCATGGAAGTGCCTCAACCGCCCAAACGTCTCGATCACGTGCGCCAAGCCATCCGCTTCCGGCATCTCACTCGCAAAACCGACAAGTCATATCTCCATGACGAAAAATTTATGACGAAAATTCACTACCTAGTTTTCGTGTTGCATCCGAAAGCATGGCTGCCCAACGTTCTGGTTGAGCGGCTTCCGACCATTTTTGCTACGCCACCGACCAATTTTTCCAGTCCACTCCAACCGAGTTTTTAGACTGTGTTAACTTTGCTCAGTTCGATAAAACCACCCTCGAATACCTGCACCGTCAGCTGATAGCCTTCCATCAGTAACATTCCAATCAGGGGATCTGAGTCAGCCTCATCAACCGGGATAGTCAACGGAGCCACAAACTGAAAGTGGAATAATCGGCTCAAAATCACGGACAATTCCAGAGATCATACAGATTGCTTCGTTCGCCCGCCGAATCGCCGTACATGACGAGAACCAACACGA
Proteins encoded:
- a CDS encoding aspartyl protease family protein, producing MNNAERYPFLSGDPALGEASFHPYLPFTLGHQEKTIATTGLLDTGASVNVLPYSLGIEIGYEWERQSTALSLTGNLAQYEARVVLAQAVFGQFEPVQLVFAWTQATNVPLILGQVNFFMEFNVCFYRSQLEFAVTPKTLISE